Part of the Venturia canescens isolate UGA chromosome 2, ASM1945775v1, whole genome shotgun sequence genome is shown below.
aaattcattgtttaGTAGATGTTCGTAGTGAGTACTGTGACGACGAAGAAAACGAGGATGCTCGATAAATGGATAGAGCTCGCTGCACCCCAACCGCACTCAATGTCAGACTTGAGAGCTTTTGCCAGCGACATGTTATTCTTGTTCAGACAGAAAGTCTCTCGCAAATCATCGTCCCAGCCGTTATCCCAACAACTGTATTCTCCTCCTTCATCGCGCTCGTAATTGTTGTAAAAACCGTACGTCGTACATCGATCCTCCTGATATTGTCGATGCTTTCGTTGCCAAACCTCGATCCACCttgaatacgaaaaattggtcgtcAAGTTCCTTTTCTTATTCGATTAGGCAAAACGGTAATCGAGAATGGAgtaaattcttcatttcctTTTGCAGTTTTATTTGCACTCACCCCATGTCACAGTCACAAGTCACGTAACTTCCAACCATTCTGAGCCGGagtaaaaatcttttgtccGGCATTCCTGGCTTGTGACCTGAAGAAGGATTCTGCAGAGTTTTTAAGTCGTTGTTATGCAAATCGACCGTGACGTTCCTAACCCAATTAGCGTGGTCGAAAATCTCTCTTGGTACGGTCGCTACGCTTGTATTGTGAAGGGCGAAGTGAAGATGTGGATTCCGCATGCCCTGAAAAGTGAGCCAAAAGAAATGAGATCTTGGAATGAATTGAAACTGCATTTATTTCACAGCGTTGAGAGTCAAACTatatttgaaggaaaattattgattCTCACCCGCAGAATATCTTTGTCTAGCGAACGAAGATTTCTTCCACTCAAAGTGAAGTTGTAAAGCTTCGCAGGGAACTTTCCCTTCATTTCCTTTTCCAAATTGGTTTCATTGTCGACCTGTGAAGCATTTTTATCTTGTAAACTCTAAATGTGCCAAAACTTTTcgaattcgataaaatattaCACTTACGTCAATGTAAAGATTCTTTAAACCgtgattgtactccaaaataTTAggcaaattgaaatttttaacccCGGTGTAAGCAGTCACGAGGAGCGTTTTGAGCTTCGAAGCTTTACAAAGAGCACCAGCCtaaaaatcccaaaaaaataaatctgacTGTCTGATTTATCTAACAATAATCTTGCATCAGAATTTCTAGTTTTAAATAATGCCAAGAGACTTGAAGATGCAATACCTCGAAGGTGGATAACGAGAGTCTTCGGATATCGAGTTCTTCAAGACTATCGGCCAAGCCAAGGAAACTCGTGTTGGTGATGGCTGTGATTGGATTATAACCAATATCGAAAGTTTTTAATTCAGGAAGCGTGTGAGTAATGAGCGGGACAACAGTTAAATCGTTGTGGCTAAGATCGAGATGATGGAGAGTGCTCAAATTCGAGGCCATTTCAGCGGGTATCGATGCCAATTCGTTGTGGGCGAGGTACAACGTTCTCAAATACCGGAACGGCAATTCAGGCACCTGAAAggttgaacgtttttttattcgaacaatGATGAAACTCCGTAAGAAGAAATAATTCAAGTACTAACGCTTAGAAGCGAAATATTGCTGAGTCCCAAAAACAGTAGAGAATCTTCTAATCCGTTGAAAGTTCTGCCTCGCGATTCCAGGATCAATTGTTTGTTATGACTGAGATCGAGGTGATTCAAATGATCGAGTTCCGAAAATATCGCATCGTCGAGTCTCACGAGACGATTGTAAGAAAGATCGAGCCACGAAAGACTCTGGAAAGAAATTCATTCGTCgtgacgaattttttcttttttaactgACACACCAATCGGATCGAACATTGCGACTCACGTGGAGCTTGGAAATGGCATCTGTGTTGTGAATGCCGGACAACAAATTCCAAGACATGTCGAGTGTCGATAGCCAACCTGCAGCAGCAGGCGACATGGCTTTTGCAGGCAAGCGCATAAATTGGTTGTGCGACAAATCGAGACTTTCGATTGTCGCCTCGGTGAACAAATTGTCTGGTAAAGTTCGCAGTTTGTTCCAGGACAAATCGAGGATTCGAAGTTTTTTCAGAGGCCTCAGGACTTCCGCTGGAATGTCCATTATATTGTTGTGCGAGAGCAACAGGacttgaagatttttcgtgtttcgaaaacaatcgaaatcGATCTCGACGAGATCGTTGTAACGGAAATCGAGCCACTGCAAATGTGGCATGTTTCCAAATACTCCCTGAGTTACATTCGCTATTTCGTTATGAGCAAGATACAGATGCGTTAAGGAATACTCCACTGGCCGGAAATAATACCTCATTATGTCGCTGATGTTGTTGTGACTCATGTCCAATACTTTGATGTTTGACTGTAGATTACCACCAACTGAAATACAGTTAAATTCTTCAGTAATTCGCTCCAAGAGCTCGTTCGTTTCAAATAATCGCTCTAATTTTTCTAAATCCCACGACgatgaatgaatattttaaaaaattacactCACTGCTAGTCGCAGGTGTCATAGTTGTGCTGTTGATCCACAGTTTCGGTATGCTGTTGTGGCTTACATTCACCTTGAACGAGGCCAAAGTGCCGACTTGATCGAACGAAGCGAAATCGAATTCTTCGAGTTCGTTGTAAGCCAAATCCAGAAACTCAAGATCTGGAAGATTCTGAAAGTATGAAAGTTCAAAAGCAGGGTAAAATCGATGAACCGCGAGTAGAATAACGATTGAATTGATACCgatgacagttgaaatttgttttttgttttgctacttttattttcgaattatatcgttcaattatttttcgatttctaacCCACCTGGAAAGCCTCATCAGTAATGTCCCTAATTTTGTTGCCTCGTAAATTGATGTACTTCAACCGGTTCATATTCATGAAAGCGCGTCTTTCGATTCTATCGATCCTATTGTCCTCGAGGTTGATGCTCGTCAGAGAAGTCAGATCGACGAATGTGTGAGTTAGTATGTTGCCAAGATGATTGAAAGCCATGTTCACATCCTCCAGGGTCGAATGGATGTCTCCCTgtatttgaaatgattttttccatcaatatTTCACTCGGATCATAAAATTCCGTAAGAAAGCAAAGGGGACCTGAAATGTTCCTTTGCGGATCTCCTGAATTTCGTTATCCTGTAACTCCAGACGCTTGATACGTTTCAAAAAGTGGAATGATGTGTCTGGCATTgtctttattttgttattactcAAATCGAGATGCTGAAGATTCGTCAACGACTTGAATGACTTGCTGGGCAATTCGCTCGTCGATGTGGCCAACCCATTCGACATTCGAAGTGTCAGAAGAGAATGTCCAAcctgaaaaaatgcaaattttttgtgaaaatcatttttaaacgATTGTCTTCAGCTTTcactaatttttgttttcttttttttaacaaaccTCCGAAAATGCATCTTCGTCGATCGTAGTTATCGAATTTTCCGAAAAGTCCAACAGCTTTATCccccgaacgtgcataaaagCGTGACTTTTGATGGTGTTGAGATTGCTCTGAACAATGTGGAGCTCTTTGACGTCTATTCCAAACTCGAGGAAATTGTCCGGTGAAAGCGTCGACTCCGGCATTCGTGACATTGAAAGAAAACGTAAATTCCTCATTTGCCTCAAATCTTGAAGCGAAATGATACCATTTTTCTTGCCACTCAAGTCGAGATTGTACAGAGAGTACTGGAAACCGGTGAATATTTCGGCTGAAAGTATAAAAGTTTGTTTTTCGCGTTacagtaaaatgaaaaaacaggcTCAAATGCTTCAATTGGCTCGAGTCGATTGCTACAAATTATTGGAAGCATTTATCGATTTTGTTCTCTATGAGGAACATCGATGGctcgaaaattcgatgaaaactgAGCTTATTTCGTGAgactttgaaagaaaaattcatcaaaccTGGTGCAAAGCTGTCGATACGATTTTCCCGAAAGATCAAAGTCCTCAAAAAGTCAAACTCTTGGAACAAATGATTGGGCAAACTGGTGATATTGTTTCCAGAAAGATCGAGTAATTCGAGCGAGGACTCCAATCCCGATAGGTCCGGAGAGCTGATTTCAGACAAATCACAATCTGTGAAGTACAATTCGCGAATTCTCGAATCCCGGAACGTTCCAtcctaaaaataaaatgttcataaatattttcttcgatgCAACGAGTCTTTGGCaatagttttttaaaaacgtaCCTCAACGATTGTCAAAGGATTGCCGTTCAAATAAGTTTTATTGACTTTATAAAAATGCTGAAACGACCCCGGCAAGAGTCGATCGATGTGATTGTAATCGAGCCGCAAAATATCCAACGAGATTTGAAGGCCTCGAATTTCCGCTTCCATTTGAGGATGAATGACTTTAGCTATCCTGTTGTAACTAAGGTCGAGAACTTTCATACGCTTGAGCGAAGATATTTGAGAATATGGAATCGCCGTCAGCTGGTTATCGTTTAAATACAGATGCGTCAAATGTGCCATTCCATCTCGAAATACCGATGGATCGATTTCTTTGATGCTGTTCTCACGAAGATCAAGATACTCGAGATAGATGAGCCCGGCGAATGCGTCCGCCGGAAGTTTATCAAGTGCATTCTTTCCTATCCTCAAAGTTTGTAGGGAATTTTCCAGCCCGCGCCAACTGTCGGACGCTACGTGCGATATCTGATTTCCtgtaatcatttttcaaatgttcattttcatttttctacgaTACAAATTTCGTGGTTTAAATTTACCAAGAATTCGAAGGATTGTCTTTCTTTAACTGCTCAAGGTTTAGCGCATCGTTTCATTTTGCGAATCAATCATTCGAACAAATACAACGTTGAAATTATtgtttgtataaaaaaaaaaacgaaaacaaagatTTACCAGTTAAATCGAGGAGTCTCAATTTTTGTAGGTGCCTAAAGGACTTGCTCGGCACCCTCGTAAGTCGATTGTATGGTAATTCAAGCTCCCACAATGATCTTTCAAGCCCTAGGAAAGCTTCGTCCGGTATATCCGATATCGGATTATGTTTGATCTGTAGCTTGTAAAGACCTGAAACATGCGCGACCCTTATACGTCTCGTAACAGAGTCAGACCATTTATCTTCGATGgttaaatttgagaatagaacgGACAGTAAGTTGTTAaggaaaaatcaaatagaacaaagcaaaattgaatttatttgattCCATACTTTCATAGTGTatgtaagaaaaaatcgaaaaattgtgttttttaaaataacaaaatgaatgataccacacaaaatattttcggaTGAATCTAGATTCTTAAAATAGAATTAttacaaaaacgttttcagGGAACTCTCAGgcaaaatgagtgaaaaaatcgTACCTGTATTGATGAGAAATTGAGGCTGCAAATGCCGGAGTCCGTTGTTCTCCAATTGCAGCATAAACACTTTGGAAGAGTTGATGGGCTGTGGAATCCTAGGCATCGGTACATTATCACAGGCAACGATTCCAAGGTCCGGTATCGCTTTGGAGCAGGTACACAAGggattgaagaaacagggtgGATACTGAACGGGTAGTTCGTGCATCCTGACCATCGAAGTCCAAAACATGAGGATGAGCGTCAGGATCATCATGGCGTAGCCCATTTTTACGAACGTCAAGAGATTCTGGAAGTATTGTGATttcgttgaaacaaaaaaggGGGAAGAGAGTCACTGCAGGGGTTGTaaaacgattttaaaaaacttgttCCCGTTACGGATGTTTTCATAGAGTTGAAATGTTTCGATTTTTAAGATTAGAATTTCATTGTGCTCGATTCGATTCGGTTACCATTTGATCGGTTATTTGGGGCTCGCAATGACCCGTTGAGTAGAAGCTCGGTCAGCCGACTGAGCCTGACATCAGAAACGTCACCGTACACAACATCGAAACGGTTCGTTCTTTCGGATTTCTTTCGTGGGCGTGACTAATGGCAAAGGTATAAAATATAGGGCTTCGCGGGAGCACCTGACAGTTCGGGTGCTTCTCTTTACCCGATTATACGCCGGTGGATATTTCATTAGGCTCACAGGTGAAAATAGCACTTTGAGGAAACGcgaaagaatgagaaaaaacaaagaagaGTGAAAATTAAggaaacgaaacaaaactGCGACAAACGTTCGATTAGTCGAGTTTAGAGAAGGCGTTGGTACTTTTTCTGCGTCTCGGAGGGATGGACCCGTGAAACGGGACGACGAGAACTTCCTCATTTTTCGGTTGCTTCGAATTTCTTCGGTTCCTCGGCCCAGTTATCCAGACTCAGAAGAAGAAACAAACATTCCAAATGAGCTGTGTTCGCCTCCGTTTACTTAAAAGCTCGTAATTGCAATGGATTCGTTTGCCACGACCTTAATCGAAGAAAACCCGAATGTGCGTGTGTACATTTGCAAGCTCGAATTTATTTGGCCTTGAGGAAAAACGTACCTGtgaagagaaataaaagaaattagtcgaggaaaaagaaatttgcgTTTGAATAGTATGCAAAACGAAGCTTTCGTATTGGAAGCTTGGTCTGGGAACGACGAGGTTGACAAGCAGTCACACGATCGACTAAGTTCAATTCCTTGTTCGTAAACCCAGCGAGGGAAGGGATTTTAAAtaagagaatttaaaaaacgaaacatACGACGCAGTAACCGTTTTATTATTACAAGATAAAACCATATAacatacaaaaaaatcgagttcTCCTCAATATTCCTTCAATGGAAATAGAAAATATCATTTGAAAAGTTCCCCTGAGGCGTGGACGCATTGcccgttttttaaaattcattcaatcGTGAAAACGTATTCGCTCAAATCTTCTCAAATATTGTTCATGCAATAAACTCTCAGTaatattaatcattttcaacaCGACGTGCGATCATTTCTTATTGCACTGCCAAACAATTCTTGTATAATTATCACTGGCTGAACCagtatagaaaaaatacagtTTTTGTGCTAGTTTTGGATTTTTGTGCGTGAGGAACTGTACACGTGTCCGATCATGAGTAGTCCCGTCAATAACGGTTGCGTATGCGGTCAACATTGATACGAACACATacgcatatataaatatactcaTATATAACTGTTAATAACTGTAATCTTGAGAAATCTCTGTTTAAAAGTGTAAAATAATTAGTATTACAACGTGGGACGCTCGCCCCGAATTTTTGTGGTTTTTTCGTACTCTCGTTGTGGAAATTGGTCGTTGATTTACTCCGATTTGTTAGCGTAGCCATTGGTAACTTCACTGGGGCGAGGTTTCGTAATCTCGGAATCGGTCGTCTTTTTCGTCTCCTTTTTCAATGGGAGTAATGGCAAAACGAATATAGCCGCGAGTCCCAACAAATGCGGAGCCAGGTACAAGCGTCTGCAATCAGATGAACGATGAGCCAATTATTATCTCGCCTCAAAagccaataattttttcatctttgtcTTCTGCGAACTCTCACTAAAGAAAACATCTTTTCTACTCACAGCCATACTCTTATGGACGGCAGGAATTCTAATACAACAAAGCTGAACGTTATATAGGCTACAATAATTCGAGTTGCGATGAAAGTTAGTACATCGTAGAAAAACTTGGCTGGCTTGGAATCGAGGAAGTAAGGTCGTAAGTGACGTCGGACCTGAAAATAAAGtggaaatgaataattttttaaactgCATTGCGAATCTCTGATAATCTCTCAAAACGTTGATacagtttttttcaatatttgtagATATGCTTACAGTACGTGAAGCTGTCGTGAACAAAACTCCACTGGCAAAAGTGAGGTAGTAGCCCGGATAAAAACCGTGCCATACTGCTGAAAGAGTGTACGTCAAAAGGACTTTGTGGCGTTTGACTCTTTCGTAAACGACCGATCTCAACCAACGATTCGTTCCTTtgttccaatgttcaacggTGTCCCTCAAACTCAGTGAAAGCTGAAACAGATTTACATTCAGGGCTCCACTTtacaaagagataaaaataattgaaaatttcagtcaGCACTGTACCTCGAAAGGAATAACGTCAACGTTCGAAATGAGATCCCATTTGACACTCCCATCAGGATTTCGACCGTTCCTTCCTAGGCCAGAGTTGTTGCAAATGGCGTCGGCAAACAACCAGGCATAATAATACTTGAAACGTACCATCATCGTCGCGATCATTAAATACCAAATTATGTAAGCCGCTGAGGTATTttccaaaaagttttcatctaaaaaacaaaacaactcGAATTAACTTGCgttacaacattttttcattcagcaCTGTGTGCTCAAACGGCTTACCTTTTATTCTTTGAATCGgatatgatggaatgaaagTAACAAATATCACAGCACACATCAAGCTGGCGAccacttttttcattacgaTCATTGTCGGTCGTGGTTCCAGAACAATCTCGTCCAATTGTTGCGGCGATTTGTCGTAAAATatctgaacaaaaaataattacgatttGATGAAATGCTCAGAATACAAAAATTCGGTTACTTTAATCCTTTGCTTTGTGATCCACTGAAAATAAGTGACAGCAAACTATGTTTTaggttcattaaaaaaaacccttttttcatcttcagtAAAAACAACACCCTTGTACTTCGTACGGATTAATCATTATGAAACGAACCATTTTAAACGAATCAAAAAGACTCGCGTAATAAACGTTACTTCCAAAGACTGTCGAGCCTTTTGTCTTTTcatgacaaaagaaaaaataatcttaatttttcgatcatttttttaaatcgctcCGACGaaatcgagaataaaataTCATATCAATTATAACTAATGAGAGctttaaaaaaaccatttttcgaaaattcttacGTAACCCCTTGAAAACTATTGGGCATTCTCGCAATTACCGTCAAAGGTTGTGTTCCTCGAATTCCACTACCGTGTATGAAGTCTACGTAATCACGGTAGAAGATTACAGGACCGGCCATCAACGCCTGGAAGTGGAAGACGTAACTGAAGTACTCAAGGGCCGTTGGCATTATCCTGaaatatgataaattttattgttaatCGAACTCCGTtcagagttttgaaaaatcagtcATCATTAAAATCGTTCATCGTATTTTCTATCTGTTTCAGTGTCGTGAACCACCAGAACCCTTTTCACGTAATGCCATCACTGTAAACTGTGTctgaattttttacaattttagtACCAATTACTGACAAATGATCTACTCAAAATGTCGAATTTTCAACACAACTGGTCGATTTTTTACCGAGATATTGTCATCATTACTAATGAAAAAGGATGTTCTCCATAAAGTACACCAAAATTTATCTTCTTTAGGAAATTTATAGGTTTGTTTAAGGAACGGAGAGTAATGTGTGCACAATATTCCAGTAAgaaaactcgaccactttcaaaatgattttgtcTTGAAAGCCGTAATTCTTAAAGCCTAAAGATCCTTGCGTAAGAATTCGTTAACGAAGTTCCTTACTTTACGGCTTGGTATCTTTGAGTAGGCGTGAGTTCAGACTCCAAACGAGTGACGCCGTCGTGAATATTGTATGCCAGGCTTACAACTTTTTGTGTTATGACCATCAGGGGACCTGGAAAAAGTGGACGTAAGAAATTATTACGAGAAGATTCAACGTGCagttggaataaaaaagaaacaaattccATCCTCTTTCGTCAACTTAGAAATAAATCAATTAGTTTTAAtttgactttgaaaaattttacaaccatttcgaataatttggaCCCAATGtgggaataaataaaaacaataatcaGAGGTAATATTTCAACTTCCGGTAAATTGAGTTTAGCCAGAGTATTCTTTCCGCGATGTCTGCTTTCTTAGAAACATAAAAGACTAAAATTACCAGTGATGTCAAGATGGTAGGAACCGTAATCGTAGATCTGCCGATAAACGTGAATGCTGGACAGATATCCAATAGCCAAAGTGAGAACATATCTGGAAATAATTAACAAACATACTTAAAACGAAAGTTTGACTAATTTAGAGATTTTTAGTGAGACACAAAGCGTTGAAACGAATTCCTTatcattgaaatataaaattttgaaaatatttgtcaaCTCCTTTAAATACAGCGATTGAAATCTCACGTTTGCATGACTTTTGGATCCTTCGTCCGCATGGCGATGTAGCATATTGCCGGCAGTCCAGCCAAGTGAACCGCTTGTCTAGTAAACATACGAAAAGTAAATACTGTAAATCGAGGAAGCAGAATTTTGTTGGTTGCCACTGAAAATGAGGATCCTCTTAATGGATTCTAATTCTCATTAGCAGGTCGTTGATGAAAATATATCCGAGAAAAAGAAACCAAATTGATCGGAGATTATCTCTGGCTGAGTTTCGAAATTGGCTTACTTGCCGAAACAGAAGTAACCGAGGCAAAGCCCGATCACGAGTCCGAAGGCGTGACGAGTCGCTTGCGGCACCGCCAGCGGATTGAGAGTCGATCTCAAAAGTCCAGCCAGGACCAGAGCTGTGATTTGGGACAACACGAAATTGACCtgaaatcaaacgaaaaattcgaatctCAATTTTCgtcgtgaaaaataaggagACTGTTGACGTATGGAATTAAGGATCGTGTTTACTGCTCGACACCGATTTTCTGTACTTTTTTCTATGtgatcataaaaatatttcgatcacTCAAGTCCGTCGAATTGTTCCCAAATCTGCCAAAACCGCTTATCGAGGCTTCGAAAATCGAGTGGATCAGTTCAAATACTTTCTCAAATAATAAACGCTTGAGAAAAATGATAGATTTATCTAGAAAACGCTCGTTCTCCAGAGTAAACTTTGGAAGCTAGTTCTCTGTTTTATTCAGAATCAAAAATCAGgagtaaaaggaaaaataactGACGAAAACGCTGGAAGTGAAGGACTTTGAACTCgattcatttcgaacagcatAGAACGCTCTTTTGACCTGGCATAAGAACGAGGTGAAATAAATCAAAAGAAATATACTTTCGTATTGGCAGGAGTACTTTATTCAACTTcatcaattattattaaattaaaatttaattaataataataaaaaattaaatttaaattcaaattcaaagtacggaaacattaaaaattggaATGAACACAAAGGCAAAAGTAAAATTAATAGGAACCAAGTTATTCGCGAGAACTgataaatcaaatttcaaattggtcTGTCGAAACGTTTCGCATTGCTTTTTAAGCCAATTCTTCGACgagttcttcttcttcttgttcTTCTTCGGCGGGCATGACTTCACGACGGAATCTCCACCCGATTCCAG
Proteins encoded:
- the chp gene encoding chaoptin, producing the protein MRKFSSSRFTGPSLRDAEKNLLTFVKMGYAMMILTLILMFWTSMVRMHELPVQYPPCFFNPLCTCSKAIPDLGIVACDNVPMPRIPQPINSSKVFMLQLENNGLRHLQPQFLINTGLYKLQIKHNPISDIPDEAFLGLERSLWELELPYNRLTRVPSKSFRHLQKLRLLDLTGNQISHVASDSWRGLENSLQTLRIGKNALDKLPADAFAGLIYLEYLDLRENSIKEIDPSVFRDGMAHLTHLYLNDNQLTAIPYSQISSLKRMKVLDLSYNRIAKVIHPQMEAEIRGLQISLDILRLDYNHIDRLLPGSFQHFYKVNKTYLNGNPLTIVEDGTFRDSRIRELYFTDCDLSEISSPDLSGLESSLELLDLSGNNITSLPNHLFQEFDFLRTLIFRENRIDSFAPAEIFTGFQYSLYNLDLSGKKNGIISLQDLRQMRNLRFLSMSRMPESTLSPDNFLEFGIDVKELHIVQSNLNTIKSHAFMHVRGIKLLDFSENSITTIDEDAFSEVGHSLLTLRMSNGLATSTSELPSKSFKSLTNLQHLDLSNNKIKTMPDTSFHFLKRIKRLELQDNEIQEIRKGTFQGDIHSTLEDVNMAFNHLGNILTHTFVDLTSLTSINLEDNRIDRIERRAFMNMNRLKYINLRGNKIRDITDEAFQNLPDLEFLDLAYNELEEFDFASFDQVGTLASFKVNVSHNSIPKLWINSTTMTPATSIGGNLQSNIKVLDMSHNNISDIMRYYFRPVEYSLTHLYLAHNEIANVTQGVFGNMPHLQWLDFRYNDLVEIDFDCFRNTKNLQVLLLSHNNIMDIPAEVLRPLKKLRILDLSWNKLRTLPDNLFTEATIESLDLSHNQFMRLPAKAMSPAAAGWLSTLDMSWNLLSGIHNTDAISKLHSLSWLDLSYNRLVRLDDAIFSELDHLNHLDLSHNKQLILESRGRTFNGLEDSLLFLGLSNISLLSVPELPFRYLRTLYLAHNELASIPAEMASNLSTLHHLDLSHNDLTVVPLITHTLPELKTFDIGYNPITAITNTSFLGLADSLEELDIRRLSLSTFEAGALCKASKLKTLLVTAYTGVKNFNLPNILEYNHGLKNLYIDVDNETNLEKEMKGKFPAKLYNFTLSGRNLRSLDKDILRGMRNPHLHFALHNTSVATVPREIFDHANWVRNVTVDLHNNDLKTLQNPSSGHKPGMPDKRFLLRLRMVGSYVTCDCDMGWIEVWQRKHRQYQEDRCTTYGFYNNYERDEGGEYSCWDNGWDDDLRETFCLNKNNMSLAKALKSDIECGWGAASSIHLSSILVFFVVTVLTTNIY
- the oys gene encoding lysophospholipid acyltransferase 2 isoform X2; its protein translation is MRTKDPKVMQTYVLTLAIGYLSSIHVYRQIYDYGSYHLDITGPLMVITQKVVSLAYNIHDGVTRLESELTPTQRYQAVKIMPTALEYFSYVFHFQALMAGPVIFYRDYVDFIHGSGIRGTQPLTIFYDKSPQQLDEIVLEPRPTMIVMKKVVASLMCAVIFVTFIPSYPIQRIKDENFLENTSAAYIIWYLMIATMMVRFKYYYAWLFADAICNNSGLGRNGRNPDGSVKWDLISNVDVIPFELSLSLRDTVEHWNKGTNRWLRSVVYERVKRHKVLLTYTLSAVWHGFYPGYYLTFASGVLFTTASRTVRRHLRPYFLDSKPAKFFYDVLTFIATRIIVAYITFSFVVLEFLPSIRVWLRLYLAPHLLGLAAIFVLPLLPLKKETKKTTDSEITKPRPSEVTNGYANKSE
- the oys gene encoding lysophospholipid acyltransferase 2 isoform X1; translation: MLVDENDYYDGFRTFAWLSDFIGLPIDQVNFVLSQITALVLAGLLRSTLNPLAVPQATRHAFGLVIGLCLGYFCFGKQAVHLAGLPAICYIAMRTKDPKVMQTYVLTLAIGYLSSIHVYRQIYDYGSYHLDITGPLMVITQKVVSLAYNIHDGVTRLESELTPTQRYQAVKIMPTALEYFSYVFHFQALMAGPVIFYRDYVDFIHGSGIRGTQPLTIFYDKSPQQLDEIVLEPRPTMIVMKKVVASLMCAVIFVTFIPSYPIQRIKDENFLENTSAAYIIWYLMIATMMVRFKYYYAWLFADAICNNSGLGRNGRNPDGSVKWDLISNVDVIPFELSLSLRDTVEHWNKGTNRWLRSVVYERVKRHKVLLTYTLSAVWHGFYPGYYLTFASGVLFTTASRTVRRHLRPYFLDSKPAKFFYDVLTFIATRIIVAYITFSFVVLEFLPSIRVWLRLYLAPHLLGLAAIFVLPLLPLKKETKKTTDSEITKPRPSEVTNGYANKSE